Proteins from one Mycobacterium adipatum genomic window:
- a CDS encoding helicase-related protein produces the protein MTQLPDFATNHLASEAAVRVADRVNELFRLLRENKVQPPPIAIATAYINPAGFALLADELEIAPRVRLLLGAEPEAESVRAIASGDSDQDSRRDAAIQHHQAWLEAERDNMGFARIPTVQAKRMVKWLESVDPQDTAKVEVRRYTGGFLHGKTYLVEDSATQAAIAGSSNMTYAGLAHNAELNLGTGGGTHSAHKVHEWFEHFWALSDPYDLADLYGRLWEPHTPWSIYLRMLWELYGEHLDADENPNARTGLSLTRFQADGVVRMERLLEEHGGVLVADEVGLGKTYLAGEVIYRTANINRQRVLIVAPAALKTAMWEPFLATYDFSRWVTVYSYEEVRNRLDPEKGPIDAFVREIEDYSLVVIDEAHNLRNSGAQRSGAVDRVITAGNPKKVVLLTATPVNNSLTDLETLIKYFIRDDARFAALGIPSIREYIRQAQAIDPANLTPEHLFDLMDQVAVRRTRKFVKEHYANEMIFGPDGKPTTIKFPQPKVRRIDYVLDADGLALIDAMVYALDDPTDPHAPHAWEDRSRDPERLMLARYLSSMYTVDHDLQTYQITNSGLLRSGLLKRLESSPQALHSSLEKMVASHETFLEALRRGFVLRGEALSEWVSSDSDDLDEFVAEFDDDEQIESVDGYHLSELKADIESDIALLYRLRDLAEVVVKNNEPKVRKIVEELTAIAAQARRVDPRGISSADRRKVIVFSAFTDTIIPVHEAVIKAIDTAPLDSPLSDYKGRIAPPIMGSYAKTHERGRTGGVDQGGRAATIAGFAPQTAGPRNAAGEATAKDEFDILFTTDVLAEGVNLQQACQMINYDLPWNPMRIVQRHGRIDRIGSKHDYVHLGLFFPAERLDELLALEERLERKLALADAAVGAGEVLPGRGPGHEVNLADDQVVDEFEKLLDAGGSSASLSGEEYRRRLYDAFGMEPMLKTDVISLPYGSGSGFVNPVVHGNGYVFCIKIGQSEKPWFRYVPVSDDWCIKYNEDGQPFVSPDTLIALRAADPLHGTAERWLPDTVYDKAFDAWEVARNSAYDAWNELTDPNAFQPDLPLAFRDAYTLVLQRGGYLGRESQIELANRLRSVPSAKVSRQVRGALNQGRTDEERITLVTEVLDEAGITAPPPREPLPGVEKHEVRLVTWMAVRGTAGIK, from the coding sequence ATGACACAACTTCCCGACTTCGCAACCAACCATCTCGCTAGCGAAGCGGCCGTAAGGGTTGCCGATCGCGTCAACGAATTGTTCCGGCTGCTGCGCGAGAACAAGGTGCAGCCTCCGCCGATCGCGATTGCGACCGCATACATCAACCCGGCAGGTTTCGCGCTCCTCGCCGACGAATTGGAGATTGCGCCACGCGTACGCCTCTTACTGGGAGCCGAACCCGAAGCCGAGTCGGTGCGGGCAATCGCATCCGGTGATTCCGACCAGGACTCGCGACGCGACGCCGCGATTCAGCATCACCAGGCGTGGCTTGAAGCTGAACGCGACAACATGGGGTTCGCGCGGATCCCCACAGTCCAAGCCAAGCGGATGGTGAAATGGCTTGAGAGCGTTGACCCGCAGGACACCGCCAAGGTTGAAGTGCGTCGCTACACAGGCGGTTTCCTTCACGGCAAGACCTACCTTGTTGAAGACAGCGCAACCCAGGCAGCGATAGCCGGGTCGTCGAACATGACCTACGCCGGCCTCGCGCACAATGCTGAGCTCAACCTCGGAACTGGCGGCGGCACCCATTCTGCGCACAAGGTTCATGAGTGGTTCGAGCACTTCTGGGCGCTGAGCGATCCATATGATCTTGCCGATCTTTACGGGCGTCTTTGGGAGCCGCATACGCCGTGGTCGATCTACTTACGCATGCTCTGGGAGCTTTACGGTGAACACCTTGACGCCGATGAGAACCCGAATGCCCGTACAGGTTTGAGCCTCACGCGCTTTCAGGCAGATGGAGTCGTTCGCATGGAGCGACTCCTCGAAGAACATGGTGGCGTTCTAGTCGCCGACGAGGTGGGTCTTGGCAAGACGTACCTAGCGGGCGAGGTGATCTACCGCACGGCGAACATCAACCGCCAGCGGGTGCTAATCGTTGCTCCCGCAGCACTGAAGACGGCGATGTGGGAGCCCTTCCTGGCCACCTACGACTTCAGCCGCTGGGTGACGGTCTATTCCTACGAAGAAGTGCGGAACCGCCTCGACCCCGAGAAGGGTCCTATCGACGCATTCGTGAGGGAGATCGAGGATTACTCACTCGTCGTTATCGACGAGGCACACAACCTTCGTAACTCCGGCGCGCAGCGATCCGGCGCGGTCGACCGAGTGATCACAGCAGGCAACCCGAAGAAAGTCGTGCTGCTCACCGCGACACCAGTCAACAACTCGCTGACCGACCTCGAAACACTCATCAAGTACTTCATCCGAGACGACGCACGATTCGCTGCGCTAGGCATTCCCAGCATCCGCGAATACATCCGGCAGGCCCAGGCGATCGATCCAGCGAACCTGACGCCCGAACACCTCTTCGACCTGATGGACCAGGTCGCCGTACGGCGTACCCGGAAGTTCGTCAAAGAGCACTACGCCAACGAAATGATCTTTGGCCCCGACGGCAAACCCACGACGATCAAGTTCCCCCAGCCCAAGGTGCGCCGCATCGACTACGTCCTCGACGCCGACGGCCTGGCCCTGATCGACGCTATGGTTTATGCCCTCGACGATCCGACTGACCCACATGCGCCTCACGCATGGGAAGACCGGAGCCGGGACCCGGAACGACTCATGCTCGCTCGATACCTGTCAAGCATGTACACCGTCGACCACGATCTGCAGACCTATCAAATCACTAACAGCGGCCTGCTGCGTTCAGGGCTGTTGAAACGGCTGGAGTCCAGCCCGCAGGCCTTGCACTCCTCTCTGGAGAAGATGGTCGCCTCGCACGAGACGTTCCTAGAAGCGCTGCGCAGGGGATTCGTGCTGAGGGGGGAAGCCCTGAGTGAATGGGTTTCATCTGACTCCGATGACCTCGACGAGTTCGTGGCTGAGTTTGACGACGATGAACAAATCGAGTCGGTCGACGGCTACCACCTCTCCGAACTCAAGGCAGATATCGAGTCCGACATCGCACTGCTCTATCGACTGCGGGACCTCGCCGAGGTGGTCGTAAAGAACAACGAGCCCAAGGTCCGCAAGATCGTCGAGGAGCTTACTGCCATCGCCGCTCAAGCACGACGAGTCGACCCGCGAGGAATATCGAGCGCTGATCGTCGAAAGGTGATCGTGTTCTCTGCCTTCACCGACACGATCATCCCGGTCCATGAAGCGGTCATCAAAGCGATTGACACGGCCCCTCTCGACTCACCGCTATCCGATTACAAAGGTCGAATCGCTCCACCGATCATGGGTTCCTACGCGAAGACTCATGAGCGCGGTAGGACCGGTGGTGTTGATCAGGGCGGTCGCGCCGCCACCATTGCGGGTTTCGCCCCGCAGACGGCCGGGCCTCGCAACGCTGCCGGTGAGGCAACAGCGAAGGATGAGTTCGATATCCTTTTCACGACAGACGTTCTGGCTGAGGGCGTGAATCTCCAGCAGGCATGTCAGATGATCAACTACGACCTTCCGTGGAACCCGATGCGCATCGTCCAGCGACACGGTCGCATCGACCGCATCGGCTCCAAGCACGATTACGTCCATCTTGGCCTGTTCTTCCCAGCGGAACGTCTAGATGAGCTGTTGGCACTGGAGGAACGTCTTGAGAGGAAGCTTGCGCTAGCCGACGCGGCCGTCGGTGCAGGCGAAGTACTTCCGGGCCGCGGTCCTGGGCATGAAGTGAACCTCGCCGACGATCAAGTGGTCGATGAGTTCGAGAAACTGCTCGACGCGGGCGGCTCAAGTGCATCGCTCTCGGGAGAGGAGTATCGCCGCAGACTTTACGATGCCTTCGGCATGGAACCAATGCTGAAGACCGATGTCATCAGCCTTCCTTACGGATCTGGCAGCGGATTCGTCAATCCAGTCGTGCATGGAAATGGCTATGTCTTCTGTATCAAGATCGGACAAAGCGAAAAGCCATGGTTCCGCTACGTGCCTGTGAGTGACGACTGGTGCATTAAGTACAACGAGGACGGGCAGCCGTTCGTATCACCCGACACGCTTATTGCACTCCGCGCAGCCGACCCCCTTCACGGCACTGCCGAACGTTGGCTTCCAGATACGGTCTATGACAAGGCTTTTGATGCATGGGAGGTAGCACGTAACAGCGCCTACGATGCGTGGAACGAGTTAACTGACCCCAACGCATTCCAGCCCGATCTGCCGCTTGCATTCCGAGACGCCTACACGCTCGTTCTTCAACGGGGGGGCTATCTCGGGAGGGAGTCGCAGATTGAACTCGCGAACCGACTTCGAAGTGTCCCGTCGGCGAAGGTGTCTCGCCAAGTCCGGGGTGCGCTGAATCAAGGCCGTACTGACGAAGAGCGCATCACGCTCGTCACCGAAGTCCTCGATGAGGCCGGTATCACGGCACCCCCTCCACGCGAACCGCTTCCGGGGGTCGAAAAGCACGAAGTCCGCCTCGTCACCTGGATGGCCGTTCGAGGGACTGCCGGTATCAAGTAA
- a CDS encoding Eco57I restriction-modification methylase domain-containing protein: MQLTGDKVIAWNDPSAPTGITTEKVYLGPDPFGLGGFQVAVASALAAPSRQALRDLFTARKGKTQTQLVVAVVHGGKVQLCGPDPQAQPIELPAEQAERQLQSVLAEPDVLAATERFAGFRRASSTTGVSGFTNSGLFATHHIMSNVPKRTDWGELRKQASPLLGLRRTKLVEALGFSTQPGPNGSLLLSVGKHPPRAVAVLLEDSEQFDTKTQRFQLSPVAFGLALASRQELPWLVVLRKDQIRLYAGRDGVGVGSKGQAETFFEVDLSTIDAEYAALLPLIFSAAALTRDGTAEELLRDSGRYATELGRRLRERIYDDIVPPLAEEVAWHLANDAELELDAEGLSTAYRVTLRILFRLLFQAYAEDRGLLPSGRNEGFDANSLKTIARRLLDSDIDEFGNASTMWFDLVQVWNAIDQGNPQWQIPTYNGGLFSTDPDRSPEGALIKKIELPDSVLGPALKSLLVDVSDDGVPGPVDFRSLSVREFGTIYEGLLESSLSLAETDLTFDDNGAWVPAGKGDEVVAPTGAIYFHTASGERKATGSYFTPKVVVDHLVERSIVPVLTKHLERIATYLAKGDAAAAAREFFDFRVADLAMGSGHFLVAAVDKIEALMRTFLTEHTVPGVIEELLRLAAVARDALGTDDIAKSEVDEVGLLRRQIARRCIYGLDINPMAVELARLALWIHTFVPGLPMSNLDHGLVSANSLTGIGVIDEALDALQPGRKPGEISLFDEILTDQLASAKTLLIDVANASEANKAEVEEGARLLAQAKQAADTARQIFDAAVAARIGWIGPGLIIDERSLQRVLKRSEVAEAAEKLHPAHMPYLFPEVFLRNGPGFDVILGNPPWEKLHVEEHQWWGLQLPGLRSMPTRQRDDTLAAFRAGRPDLEQEYEAEIERVRAMAAAVASGPYAGLGAAHLDLYQAFAWRNWQLLRAGGRSAIVLPRGALAGSGLAQWRREVLSNGSFADVCFVVNNQRWVFSEVHPQYTIGLTVSEKSKERVVRWSGPFANESDFLAGATNVAEVPGDEFISWSNSAAFPLIPDPLSAQIFRRMKQSPRFDTVRDGWEFRPIQGDMNASGARDVMEFDVDAPRGRVPVVAGASYNIWNPDAGTPFAYGTPKVLRPYLRAKLDGAVRNSRSAYNGLKYPPKRLPMDSARIAFRDIARATDTRTAIPCLLPPGTAAVHQSPILVRRQGDEKSEAFLLGVMSSIPFDWSARRWVELHLTFELLNPLPVPAYDRESTIAQRVVQIAGRLGAVDERYADWASAVGVPVGSVETQTEKDGLCAELDALVSLLYGLSEDQVEHLFATFHRGWKYEPRLEAVLQHYRTWMGKA, from the coding sequence ATGCAGTTGACCGGCGACAAGGTAATCGCTTGGAACGACCCGTCAGCGCCAACCGGGATCACGACCGAGAAGGTCTACCTCGGCCCTGATCCGTTCGGCCTCGGCGGCTTCCAGGTCGCGGTTGCAAGCGCCTTAGCGGCTCCCTCACGGCAAGCGCTACGGGATCTGTTCACGGCCCGCAAAGGAAAGACCCAGACGCAGCTTGTAGTTGCGGTCGTGCACGGCGGAAAGGTGCAACTGTGCGGTCCTGACCCACAGGCCCAACCCATCGAGCTGCCTGCCGAGCAAGCTGAACGTCAACTCCAGTCAGTCCTTGCTGAACCCGACGTCCTGGCTGCCACTGAACGCTTCGCTGGCTTCCGCCGGGCCAGCAGCACCACTGGAGTCTCGGGATTTACCAACAGCGGACTCTTCGCGACCCACCACATCATGAGCAATGTTCCGAAACGGACCGACTGGGGCGAGCTTCGCAAGCAGGCCTCACCCTTGCTCGGCCTGCGCCGGACGAAACTTGTTGAGGCGCTGGGCTTCAGCACTCAGCCCGGCCCCAATGGGTCGCTCCTGCTCTCGGTCGGCAAGCATCCACCGCGCGCGGTCGCGGTTCTGCTAGAGGACTCCGAGCAGTTTGACACCAAGACCCAGCGGTTTCAGCTCTCGCCCGTGGCATTTGGACTCGCCCTAGCCTCGCGTCAGGAACTTCCGTGGCTCGTTGTACTTCGAAAAGACCAGATCCGCCTTTATGCGGGCCGCGACGGTGTTGGCGTTGGATCAAAGGGGCAAGCAGAGACCTTCTTCGAGGTCGACCTATCGACCATCGACGCTGAATATGCCGCCCTGCTGCCGTTGATCTTCTCCGCGGCCGCACTCACGAGAGACGGCACAGCAGAGGAACTACTGCGCGACAGCGGCCGCTACGCAACCGAACTCGGTCGGCGGCTCCGCGAGCGAATCTACGACGACATCGTGCCACCGCTGGCCGAGGAGGTTGCTTGGCACCTTGCGAACGACGCGGAACTTGAGCTCGACGCCGAGGGTCTCTCGACTGCATATCGCGTCACGCTCCGCATACTGTTCCGCTTGCTCTTCCAAGCCTATGCCGAGGATCGCGGGCTGTTGCCGTCGGGCCGGAACGAGGGCTTCGACGCCAACAGCCTCAAGACAATTGCGCGACGACTACTCGATTCCGACATCGATGAGTTCGGAAACGCATCGACGATGTGGTTCGACCTCGTCCAAGTCTGGAACGCAATCGACCAGGGAAACCCGCAGTGGCAGATCCCCACCTACAACGGCGGCCTCTTCTCCACCGATCCCGACCGTTCGCCCGAGGGTGCGTTGATCAAGAAGATCGAGCTGCCCGACAGCGTGCTGGGTCCGGCCTTGAAGAGCTTGCTCGTCGACGTGAGCGACGACGGAGTGCCGGGGCCCGTTGACTTCCGTTCGTTGAGTGTTCGCGAGTTCGGGACGATCTATGAAGGGCTTCTGGAAAGCTCGCTTTCCCTAGCCGAGACCGATCTCACATTCGACGACAACGGGGCATGGGTGCCTGCCGGCAAGGGCGACGAAGTAGTGGCGCCGACCGGTGCGATCTATTTCCACACAGCATCCGGCGAGCGAAAGGCGACAGGCTCCTACTTCACACCCAAGGTCGTCGTCGACCACTTGGTCGAGCGCTCCATCGTTCCAGTGCTCACTAAGCACCTGGAGCGGATTGCTACATACCTCGCGAAGGGAGACGCCGCCGCGGCAGCGCGCGAGTTCTTCGACTTCCGAGTTGCAGACCTGGCCATGGGTTCGGGCCACTTCCTCGTTGCCGCGGTAGACAAGATCGAAGCCCTGATGCGCACCTTCCTCACCGAGCACACCGTCCCCGGCGTCATCGAGGAGTTACTCAGGCTGGCGGCTGTGGCCCGAGATGCACTCGGAACGGACGACATCGCCAAGAGTGAGGTCGACGAAGTCGGTCTACTTCGCCGACAGATCGCGCGCCGATGCATCTACGGCCTCGACATCAACCCCATGGCAGTCGAACTCGCTCGCCTAGCCCTCTGGATTCACACCTTCGTGCCTGGCTTGCCAATGAGCAACCTCGACCATGGGTTGGTCAGTGCCAACAGCCTCACCGGCATCGGCGTGATCGACGAAGCGCTCGATGCTCTGCAGCCTGGTCGTAAACCCGGTGAGATTTCCCTTTTCGACGAAATCCTGACCGACCAACTTGCTTCGGCCAAGACACTTCTGATTGATGTCGCGAATGCGAGCGAAGCCAACAAAGCCGAAGTCGAGGAAGGTGCGAGACTCCTCGCTCAAGCCAAGCAAGCGGCTGACACGGCACGACAAATTTTCGACGCCGCGGTTGCAGCCCGGATCGGCTGGATCGGCCCAGGGTTGATTATCGACGAGCGATCACTCCAGCGCGTACTCAAACGGTCTGAGGTAGCCGAGGCCGCCGAAAAACTCCATCCGGCACACATGCCCTATTTGTTTCCAGAGGTGTTCCTTCGGAACGGTCCGGGGTTTGATGTAATCCTCGGAAATCCGCCCTGGGAAAAGCTTCATGTAGAAGAGCATCAGTGGTGGGGGCTGCAGCTGCCTGGATTGCGTTCTATGCCAACGCGACAACGAGACGATACGCTTGCCGCGTTTCGAGCGGGCCGGCCTGACTTGGAACAGGAGTACGAAGCTGAAATCGAGCGAGTCCGCGCGATGGCAGCTGCGGTCGCTTCTGGGCCCTACGCCGGCCTCGGCGCGGCTCACTTGGACCTCTATCAAGCGTTCGCATGGCGCAATTGGCAGTTGTTGAGAGCCGGCGGGCGATCTGCAATCGTTCTGCCGCGGGGCGCGCTTGCTGGGTCAGGACTTGCTCAGTGGCGGCGAGAGGTCCTTTCGAACGGCTCATTCGCGGACGTCTGTTTCGTCGTGAACAACCAACGGTGGGTGTTTTCAGAGGTCCATCCGCAATACACGATCGGTCTGACAGTCAGCGAAAAAAGCAAGGAACGGGTAGTTCGGTGGTCAGGACCTTTTGCGAACGAGAGCGACTTCCTCGCTGGGGCAACCAATGTCGCGGAGGTCCCGGGCGACGAATTTATCTCCTGGTCGAATAGCGCAGCATTTCCGCTCATCCCCGATCCGCTATCGGCTCAAATCTTCCGCAGGATGAAGCAGAGTCCGCGCTTCGACACCGTTCGGGATGGCTGGGAATTCCGGCCCATCCAAGGTGACATGAACGCAAGCGGTGCCCGTGACGTAATGGAATTCGACGTCGACGCGCCCCGCGGCCGCGTACCGGTCGTCGCAGGTGCAAGCTACAACATCTGGAACCCAGACGCCGGAACACCGTTCGCCTACGGCACACCGAAGGTGCTCCGGCCCTACCTCCGAGCCAAACTCGACGGCGCGGTCAGGAACTCCCGATCCGCATACAACGGACTGAAGTATCCGCCGAAGAGACTCCCTATGGATTCAGCGCGAATCGCCTTCCGAGACATCGCGCGCGCGACCGATACCCGCACAGCCATACCTTGTCTCCTGCCGCCGGGCACAGCCGCCGTCCACCAATCGCCAATTTTGGTCAGGCGACAGGGCGACGAGAAGTCCGAAGCATTCCTGCTCGGCGTAATGTCCAGCATCCCCTTCGATTGGAGCGCTCGCCGCTGGGTCGAGCTCCATCTGACCTTCGAATTGCTCAATCCACTTCCCGTTCCCGCCTACGACCGGGAATCAACTATCGCCCAACGAGTTGTCCAGATCGCAGGAAGGCTCGGGGCTGTCGACGAGCGCTATGCGGACTGGGCGTCCGCTGTGGGGGTGCCCGTGGGCTCCGTCGAGACGCAGACGGAGAAGGATGGTCTGTGCGCAGAACTCGATGCCCTAGTGAGCCTGCTCTATGGACTTAGCGAAGATCAGGTAGAACACCTCTTTGCGACCTTCCACCGAGGGTGGAAGTACGAACCGCGTTTAGAGGCGGTCCTGCAGCACTATCGGACGTGGATGGGCAAGGCATGA
- a CDS encoding helix-turn-helix domain-containing protein has protein sequence MSEPWLSAEEIATHLGVTKDTVYAWIADKAMPAHKIGRLWKFQASEVDSWVRSGGTGGK, from the coding sequence ATGTCTGAGCCTTGGTTATCAGCTGAGGAAATCGCCACCCACCTCGGCGTCACCAAGGACACCGTCTACGCGTGGATCGCCGACAAGGCGATGCCTGCCCACAAGATCGGCCGCCTTTGGAAGTTTCAGGCCAGCGAGGTCGACAGCTGGGTTCGCAGCGGCGGGACAGGGGGCAAATGA
- a CDS encoding tyrosine-type recombinase/integrase yields the protein MSDTSNLAVDDAALVAPATARLVRLSTVDAFMKLSPLQRFQELIAGPSFHEYLRAEPIKFRGRDPDYGYLCDIPGCELSTAGKVYCLSHQNERLDAEKNGIPEPEWRQQARPRNLPAHFDTSRTGIVSLAGLPPLAAAEIRYAIFANATSPRPTKWNPKWLRALIEGLEEKGVASIMEIDTTRRAPGTGRKKNLKHWPKYGQVCDLMIAVMQGHCSSVHVTRAESRELGYIDALHWGFRLKDRRSPFDLRSITQDWLRTLTWDLIAAIFDSPDRPRTQSSLEQLRRCSVTLSAYLEWSVPDGGADATQLTEDVGRAFVADLTRRAQNSEPQLGLYLVDGQPSTATELSKSLTFNGLRRLMRYALDSGVAEAVGLRRDFMLAFPEGKMRHSKRPRPLSDDVFEHLISPTNMQLLAARDPNDLGIEDIWFIQIRVGRRIGEVVNLRYDCVSEHLGRKYAWFDMTKVNQLDYGVLIPDDVFWVIRERQKKTAERYRLKHGATPTGKTAQKIALFPSTTRNSHFVNAIAIATFQDRFKKWLEDIELPGHVSHQARHTLATRLVDAGAPMVVVKQILGHVSERMSEHYTLISSARIEPYLQQVWVTGPGSSAPGELVRTPDPSANSAIQLNLIDIAALPTEGGLCTFKPVVGGAECPKGRHCNDCEDFVLTGADYAYWKRQEERWATYAENAPNESSRAYVYRLFQNSSMAIAGLEKALSTLGLLEQAKNVDLRNPYQDFFDPIWNRGWRAKDLIDLTERATAADLSEMPQLGSEDEGAA from the coding sequence GTGAGTGATACCAGCAACCTTGCGGTAGACGACGCAGCACTGGTTGCCCCGGCAACCGCGCGGCTGGTGCGGCTCTCGACCGTCGATGCATTCATGAAACTCTCGCCCCTGCAGCGGTTCCAAGAACTCATCGCAGGACCGAGTTTCCATGAGTATCTGCGTGCAGAACCCATCAAGTTTCGCGGCCGTGATCCCGACTATGGCTACCTGTGCGATATCCCGGGCTGCGAACTGTCCACAGCGGGCAAGGTCTACTGCTTGAGCCACCAGAACGAGCGGCTTGACGCAGAAAAAAACGGGATACCGGAACCGGAATGGAGGCAACAAGCCCGACCGCGCAATCTGCCTGCCCATTTCGACACATCGCGCACCGGCATCGTGTCCTTGGCTGGGCTGCCGCCACTGGCCGCAGCCGAAATCCGGTACGCGATCTTCGCCAACGCGACATCACCACGACCAACGAAGTGGAACCCGAAGTGGTTGCGGGCGCTGATCGAAGGTCTCGAAGAAAAAGGTGTCGCGTCGATCATGGAAATCGACACCACGAGGCGTGCACCGGGAACAGGCAGGAAGAAGAATCTGAAGCACTGGCCGAAGTACGGCCAAGTCTGCGATTTGATGATCGCGGTCATGCAGGGCCACTGCTCGTCGGTGCATGTCACCCGCGCGGAGAGCCGTGAGTTGGGCTACATCGACGCGCTGCATTGGGGCTTTCGCCTTAAGGACCGCCGGTCACCGTTCGACCTCAGGTCAATAACCCAGGATTGGTTGCGCACTCTCACTTGGGATCTCATTGCAGCAATCTTCGACTCCCCGGATCGCCCCCGAACCCAATCGTCGCTAGAGCAGCTCAGGCGCTGCTCGGTGACACTCAGCGCGTACTTGGAGTGGTCGGTCCCAGATGGTGGGGCGGACGCCACGCAGCTCACCGAGGATGTCGGCCGAGCCTTTGTGGCTGATTTGACTCGCCGTGCACAGAACAGCGAGCCGCAACTCGGCCTCTATTTGGTAGATGGTCAGCCGAGCACTGCGACGGAACTCAGCAAGTCGTTGACGTTCAACGGGCTCAGGCGGCTCATGCGCTACGCGCTGGATAGCGGTGTCGCGGAGGCCGTCGGATTGCGTAGGGACTTCATGCTCGCCTTCCCGGAAGGCAAAATGCGGCACTCAAAACGGCCCAGGCCGTTGAGCGATGACGTGTTCGAACACCTTATCTCCCCGACGAACATGCAGCTGCTCGCCGCCAGGGACCCCAATGACCTTGGCATTGAGGATATCTGGTTCATTCAAATCCGAGTTGGGCGCCGGATCGGTGAAGTTGTCAATCTCCGCTACGACTGCGTCAGCGAGCACTTGGGCCGCAAATATGCCTGGTTCGACATGACGAAGGTCAACCAGCTCGACTACGGCGTCCTGATACCAGACGACGTGTTCTGGGTCATCCGCGAACGGCAGAAGAAGACTGCCGAAAGATATCGCCTCAAGCACGGTGCTACACCCACCGGGAAGACAGCGCAGAAGATCGCGCTGTTTCCCAGCACCACGCGAAACTCACACTTCGTCAACGCAATAGCCATCGCTACCTTCCAGGACCGCTTTAAGAAGTGGCTGGAAGACATCGAGCTGCCCGGACACGTCAGCCACCAGGCGCGGCACACCCTCGCAACGCGGCTCGTCGATGCCGGCGCACCGATGGTCGTTGTGAAGCAGATTCTCGGCCATGTATCCGAACGAATGTCGGAGCATTACACGCTCATCTCGTCAGCCAGGATCGAACCTTACTTACAGCAAGTGTGGGTGACAGGTCCCGGCAGCAGTGCGCCGGGCGAACTCGTCCGGACTCCGGATCCTTCGGCCAATTCCGCTATCCAACTCAACCTGATCGACATCGCTGCGCTACCGACCGAAGGAGGGCTGTGCACCTTCAAGCCTGTCGTCGGCGGTGCCGAATGCCCAAAGGGGCGGCACTGCAACGATTGCGAAGACTTTGTCCTGACCGGCGCAGACTATGCGTACTGGAAACGTCAAGAGGAACGGTGGGCGACCTATGCAGAGAACGCACCCAATGAGTCGTCTCGCGCCTACGTTTACCGACTATTTCAAAACTCGTCGATGGCGATCGCCGGGCTGGAGAAGGCGCTGTCGACCCTGGGGCTCCTAGAGCAGGCGAAGAACGTCGATTTGCGTAACCCGTACCAGGACTTCTTCGACCCGATCTGGAACCGCGGCTGGCGGGCAAAGGACCTCATCGACCTCACCGAACGGGCCACCGCCGCTGACCTTTCCGAAATGCCGCAGCTCGGATCAGAAGACGAGGGGGCTGCATGA
- a CDS encoding tyrosine-type recombinase/integrase, which produces MRWLKAVNASEEAVSLEDLRRYMALCGAEHAGPLGSPWLDAPLSASTLQVRAAVVKGYYLDVTARERINDELNKQLTETRLPTRALKDKQFLAHVSGLQLPANPLAPAAPPRRHPRLLPDGVAAALIDSVNTARDRMIVTWLKDSGIRVGELCGLHHVDLHLRPNHECGEEKLAHFHVVKRSNPNRARAKRGKPARLEDAVVRGGSVRYASPAMIETYLEYLTDEYFDVRGLATTNLVLVQLQNDVGVPLSTHAVRQMLARAGKRAGAGKVRPHAFRHTWATALTEVSGMPALTAKAGGWASAKTVEETYLHLAASEVVSASLERVWSRNET; this is translated from the coding sequence TTGCGGTGGCTCAAGGCCGTTAACGCGTCTGAGGAGGCGGTGAGTCTCGAGGACCTCCGTCGATACATGGCGCTGTGCGGTGCCGAGCACGCGGGGCCGCTGGGCTCTCCGTGGCTCGACGCACCGCTCAGCGCGTCGACACTGCAAGTCCGTGCCGCAGTGGTAAAGGGCTACTACCTCGACGTGACGGCGCGGGAGCGCATCAACGACGAGTTGAACAAGCAACTCACTGAAACCCGGCTGCCAACCCGCGCACTGAAAGACAAGCAGTTCCTTGCCCACGTCTCCGGTCTGCAGTTGCCCGCGAATCCACTTGCCCCAGCGGCGCCACCGCGACGCCATCCGCGGCTCTTGCCCGACGGGGTGGCTGCTGCGCTGATCGACTCGGTCAACACCGCCCGTGATCGCATGATCGTGACGTGGCTGAAGGACTCCGGCATACGAGTTGGCGAGTTGTGCGGCCTGCACCATGTCGATCTGCACTTGCGGCCCAACCATGAATGCGGCGAAGAGAAGCTCGCCCATTTCCACGTCGTCAAACGTTCAAACCCCAATCGTGCGAGGGCCAAACGTGGCAAGCCCGCCCGGCTGGAAGATGCCGTTGTCCGGGGCGGGAGTGTCCGCTACGCAAGCCCGGCGATGATCGAGACGTACTTGGAGTACCTCACCGACGAATACTTTGACGTGCGCGGGCTAGCGACAACCAATCTCGTTCTCGTCCAACTTCAGAACGACGTCGGCGTGCCGCTCTCAACCCACGCCGTGCGCCAGATGCTCGCGCGAGCTGGAAAGCGTGCCGGTGCCGGGAAGGTGCGGCCACACGCATTTCGCCACACGTGGGCAACAGCTTTGACTGAAGTTAGCGGGATGCCCGCGCTTACCGCGAAGGCCGGTGGTTGGGCAAGCGCGAAGACCGTTGAGGAAACATATCTTCACCTCGCAGCCAGCGAGGTCGTCAGCGCGTCGTTGGAACGTGTATGGAGCAGGAACGAAACGTGA